In Sphingobium sp. EP60837, one genomic interval encodes:
- a CDS encoding Hsp20 family protein — MRTNFDFSPFRMSTVGFDRLFDLLENGLAVNVGEGCPPFNIVRKGDDRYRIDLAVAGFRQDEIEISAQQNMLVVTGRKGGGEEGHVLYHGIAGRDFERRFGLADHVQVRSADLQDGVLSIELMREIPEAMQPRKIAISSTNGNAGRPQASPAITDDEAERREAKE, encoded by the coding sequence ATGAGGACGAACTTCGACTTTAGCCCGTTCCGAATGTCAACGGTCGGCTTCGACCGCTTGTTCGACCTGCTTGAAAACGGGTTGGCTGTAAATGTCGGCGAGGGCTGCCCGCCTTTCAACATTGTCCGCAAAGGTGACGATCGCTATCGCATCGATCTGGCGGTAGCGGGCTTCCGTCAGGACGAGATTGAAATCTCGGCACAGCAGAACATGCTTGTCGTGACCGGCCGCAAGGGCGGCGGCGAGGAAGGCCACGTCCTTTACCACGGTATCGCCGGGCGTGACTTCGAACGCCGCTTCGGTCTGGCGGATCACGTCCAGGTGAGGAGCGCCGATTTGCAGGATGGCGTGCTTTCGATCGAGCTGATGCGCGAAATTCCAGAGGCGATGCAACCTCGAAAAATCGCGATCAGCTCCACCAATGGCAACGCCGGTCGGCCGCAAGCCTCTCCCGCAATCACGGATGACGAAGCCGAGCGCCGCGAGGCAAAGGAATGA
- a CDS encoding TonB-dependent receptor: MLNKNNHRDIISIRLGLLASTAAMGLVSAPHARAADEVPAAEAASAVNAEEIFVTARRRDEDAQDVPIALSVVSADALEKTGNFTLSQVQQLVPSLQVFSFNPRNTNINIRGLGSNVALTNDGLENGVGFYLDNVYYGRPGQSQFDLVDLQQIEVLRGPQGTLFGKNTTAGAINITSRAPSFEPEFYGEVSGGNYGYHQLRASVSAPIVADKAAFRLSVADTHRDGFLTNRYNGSKAQDYDNFSVRGQLLITPTDALSVKLIGDYSHQKQHYVLNIPVTYFGTYDSGAAIANNIFDRAARAGYTLLPADPFARQGDSDARYQAFMKSYGASGQVDWDLGKVALTSITAYRWWDWNPANDGDSTSLPVMTKAQQANRQRQFSQEVRLASTGSNRIDWVAGLYYFWQTVRGYGASAYGTAAPNWFLPAVNPVIANAALNGFESNSYSEPTTKSYAAFGQASWNISDRLSLTAGLRYTHEKKTGVYRQFWVAGTDLSTLSAAEAATATAIRNQFNPRTNYSVGLSDDSLSGLATLSWKAAPNVLLYGSYAHGNKSGGLNLTNIPSGAVAEVEPETVDNFEIGLKSQFLNRALTFNAAAFWTKISDYQTAITELSALGPVVQYISNIPKVRSRGVEGDLSYAPSKWASLTASLSYVDATYLDYRNAPQAPERSAALAPTQDLTGVQLPGVPTFTYTLGADIAQPVNGGSIAIYGHADFSHRSTFNTSSSNSRYAQVPGYGIINARIGIRAEDGRWDLSVWARNLTDKNYFQALTPGAFGMVSGTIGEPRTVGATLRTKL, translated from the coding sequence GTGCTTAACAAGAACAACCATAGGGACATCATTTCCATTCGCCTGGGCCTGTTGGCTTCTACCGCCGCTATGGGCTTGGTGAGTGCGCCTCACGCTAGAGCTGCTGATGAAGTTCCCGCTGCGGAGGCTGCATCCGCAGTTAATGCGGAAGAAATCTTCGTGACGGCGCGCCGCCGCGACGAGGACGCGCAGGATGTGCCCATCGCGCTCAGCGTCGTCAGCGCGGACGCTCTGGAAAAAACCGGCAATTTCACATTGTCGCAAGTCCAGCAGCTCGTGCCAAGTCTCCAAGTCTTCAGCTTCAACCCACGCAATACCAACATCAATATACGTGGCTTGGGATCCAATGTCGCCCTGACCAATGATGGGTTGGAGAATGGCGTCGGCTTCTATCTCGACAATGTCTATTATGGCCGCCCGGGACAGTCGCAATTCGACCTCGTCGATCTGCAGCAGATCGAGGTTTTGCGTGGTCCGCAAGGCACGCTGTTCGGGAAGAACACGACCGCAGGCGCGATCAACATTACCAGCCGTGCGCCCAGCTTTGAACCCGAATTCTACGGCGAAGTAAGCGGAGGGAATTACGGCTATCACCAGCTACGCGCCTCGGTGTCCGCTCCCATCGTTGCAGACAAGGCGGCTTTCCGCCTGTCGGTCGCCGACACGCACCGGGACGGGTTCCTGACCAACCGTTATAACGGTTCAAAGGCTCAGGATTACGACAATTTTTCCGTACGCGGCCAATTGCTGATCACACCGACCGACGCGCTGTCAGTGAAGCTGATCGGTGACTATTCTCATCAGAAACAACATTATGTGTTGAACATTCCAGTCACTTATTTCGGCACTTATGACAGTGGCGCCGCGATCGCCAACAATATCTTCGATCGTGCGGCGCGTGCGGGATACACTTTGTTGCCTGCCGATCCTTTCGCACGCCAAGGCGATTCCGACGCCCGTTACCAGGCTTTCATGAAAAGCTACGGCGCATCGGGTCAGGTGGATTGGGATTTGGGCAAGGTCGCGCTGACGTCCATCACCGCCTATCGCTGGTGGGACTGGAACCCGGCCAATGATGGCGACTCCACCAGTCTGCCCGTCATGACCAAGGCACAGCAGGCCAACCGCCAGCGCCAGTTCAGCCAGGAGGTGCGACTTGCCTCGACTGGCAGCAACCGTATCGACTGGGTCGCGGGGCTTTATTATTTCTGGCAGACGGTGCGCGGCTATGGGGCTTCGGCTTATGGGACGGCAGCACCCAATTGGTTTCTGCCTGCAGTCAACCCCGTCATTGCCAACGCCGCGCTCAACGGCTTTGAATCGAACAGCTATTCTGAGCCGACGACAAAAAGCTACGCAGCCTTCGGACAGGCGAGCTGGAACATCAGCGATAGGCTGAGCCTGACCGCCGGGCTGCGCTACACGCATGAAAAGAAAACCGGCGTCTATCGCCAGTTCTGGGTGGCGGGTACGGATCTATCGACGCTGTCGGCGGCCGAAGCTGCAACGGCTACAGCGATCCGCAATCAATTCAACCCGCGTACAAATTATAGCGTGGGCCTTTCCGATGACAGCCTGTCGGGACTGGCGACGCTCAGTTGGAAGGCGGCACCGAACGTATTGCTCTACGGCAGCTATGCGCATGGGAACAAGTCGGGTGGGCTCAACCTCACCAATATCCCTTCTGGTGCTGTCGCAGAAGTCGAGCCGGAAACTGTCGATAATTTTGAAATCGGCCTCAAGAGCCAGTTCCTGAACCGTGCGCTGACGTTCAACGCGGCAGCCTTCTGGACAAAGATTTCCGACTATCAAACCGCGATCACCGAACTCAGCGCACTGGGCCCAGTTGTCCAATATATCTCGAACATTCCCAAGGTTCGATCTAGGGGCGTCGAGGGCGATCTGTCCTATGCACCCAGCAAGTGGGCGAGCCTCACCGCATCGCTTTCCTATGTCGATGCTACCTATCTCGATTATCGCAACGCGCCCCAGGCACCTGAACGGAGCGCCGCGCTGGCGCCCACGCAGGATCTGACCGGCGTTCAACTACCGGGCGTGCCCACGTTCACCTATACGCTGGGCGCGGATATTGCCCAGCCGGTCAACGGCGGCAGCATTGCCATTTATGGCCATGCGGATTTCTCTCATCGCTCGACTTTCAACACCTCGTCCAGCAACAGCCGCTACGCTCAGGTGCCCGGTTACGGCATCATCAATGCCCGTATCGGCATCAGGGCGGAAGATGGCCGTTGGGACCTTTCGGTCTGGGCCAGGAACCTCACCGACAAGAACTACTTCCAAGCTCTTACGCCCGGCGCATTTGGGATGGTCTCCGGCACCATTGGTGAGCCGCGGACAGTTGGCGCCACCCTCAGGACAAAATTGTGA
- a CDS encoding MFS transporter, which yields MATLYTPSKFIAARPLPARSGGLNRWRLASFASLSVPIYAAQMPLGVHLPAIYAQHFGLSLGLIGAIFLGERLWGALADPLIGTLSDRTNSRFGRRRPWIVAGAVIFGLAALALFFPAASAVSPLYLAVALFAIYLGSAMIQIPYLAWSGEISGHYHERTRVVTFQTVAGASSLLAVLILPTVIDQLRPADAALKLAAMGAVIIGSLVITVPLALRAFAEPSAPATPTQRLPLGRTLALLFREPLLRRVLLSDFAVTVGQSTRGGLIVFFVTFYMGLPHWASGLFLFQFIFGVIAGPIWAEIGYRIGKARAAVAGELAQVAINLGLLFVVPGQLGPLLALTVAQGLAQGSGNLMLRSMVADVADEHRLRTGEDRSALFFSTFSLSSKAGMAVAVGIALPLVSWLGFDPTAASNTPEALRGLLWVFALGPAITHLISATLIHGFPLHEVRHSEIRRRLEERDAALSPAE from the coding sequence ATGGCGACGCTCTACACCCCGTCCAAATTCATAGCAGCACGGCCTCTCCCGGCAAGATCTGGTGGGTTGAACAGGTGGCGGCTTGCGAGCTTCGCCTCACTCTCCGTGCCGATCTATGCGGCGCAGATGCCGCTCGGCGTTCATCTGCCTGCGATTTATGCGCAGCATTTCGGCCTGTCGCTGGGTCTGATCGGCGCGATATTCCTGGGTGAGAGATTATGGGGAGCGCTCGCCGACCCGCTGATCGGGACGCTTAGCGACCGGACGAACAGCAGGTTTGGACGGCGGCGTCCCTGGATCGTGGCGGGCGCCGTCATTTTCGGCCTGGCGGCACTGGCGTTGTTCTTTCCCGCGGCCAGCGCGGTATCGCCGCTCTATTTGGCGGTGGCCTTGTTCGCCATCTATCTGGGGTCGGCGATGATCCAGATCCCCTATCTGGCCTGGTCCGGCGAGATTTCGGGGCACTATCACGAGCGAACCCGCGTCGTGACATTTCAGACGGTCGCAGGGGCGTCGTCCCTGCTGGCCGTGCTGATCCTGCCGACTGTCATAGATCAGCTAAGGCCGGCCGACGCCGCGCTCAAGCTCGCGGCGATGGGCGCCGTAATCATCGGCAGCCTTGTCATCACCGTGCCGTTGGCGCTGCGCGCCTTTGCCGAACCTTCTGCACCCGCGACGCCGACACAGCGCCTGCCACTGGGCAGGACTTTAGCGCTCCTGTTCCGCGAGCCGCTGCTTCGTCGCGTGCTGCTGTCCGACTTCGCGGTAACCGTGGGACAGAGCACACGCGGCGGCCTGATCGTGTTCTTCGTAACCTTCTACATGGGCCTGCCGCACTGGGCGAGCGGCCTTTTCCTCTTCCAATTCATCTTCGGCGTGATCGCGGGACCAATCTGGGCAGAGATCGGCTATCGTATCGGCAAGGCCCGCGCCGCCGTGGCGGGCGAACTGGCGCAGGTCGCCATCAACCTCGGGTTGCTGTTCGTGGTCCCCGGCCAGCTTGGCCCGCTGCTCGCACTGACGGTGGCGCAGGGTCTGGCGCAGGGATCGGGCAATCTGATGCTGCGCTCGATGGTCGCCGACGTCGCCGACGAGCATCGGCTGCGCACGGGGGAAGATCGTTCCGCCCTGTTCTTCTCCACCTTCAGCCTTTCGTCCAAGGCCGGGATGGCCGTTGCGGTCGGCATTGCGCTGCCGCTGGTCAGCTGGCTCGGCTTTGACCCCACGGCCGCCAGCAACACGCCCGAAGCCTTGCGCGGCCTGCTCTGGGTGTTCGCCCTTGGTCCGGCGATTACGCACCTGATTTCCGCGACGCTGATCCATGGCTTTCCGCTGCACGAAGTGCGCCATTCCGAAATTCGACGCCGGCTGGAGGAACGCGACGCCGCCCTCTCGCCTGCCGAATAA
- a CDS encoding TauD/TfdA dioxygenase family protein, giving the protein MTDLIHNFVNAADAESPLDIVPVGGRIGAEVRGIALSGDLDPATVSALEAALARHKVLFFREQHELTDARHEEFAALLGDPVAHPTVPVAEGSRYLLELDSKEGYAASSWHTDVTFVDAYPKASILRAIHVPAAGGDTLWANGATAYEELPESLKTLVDGLWAVHSNKYDYAHALGTKDAARAEAYSAIFASTVYETEHPVVRVHPETGERSLILGHFLKQFVGLNSADSQRLFSILQDHITKPENTVRWRWAVGDVAIWDNRATQHRAIADFGLQRRTLRRATVAGEVPVAIDGRRSRTVKKEQPASLVPAE; this is encoded by the coding sequence ATGACTGACTTGATCCACAACTTCGTCAATGCGGCCGATGCCGAAAGCCCGCTCGACATCGTCCCGGTAGGCGGCCGTATCGGCGCCGAGGTCCGCGGCATCGCGCTTTCGGGCGATCTCGACCCCGCAACCGTCTCGGCGCTCGAGGCGGCGTTGGCCCGTCACAAGGTATTGTTCTTCCGCGAACAGCATGAGCTGACCGATGCCCGGCATGAAGAATTCGCTGCGCTGCTGGGCGATCCGGTCGCGCATCCCACTGTCCCGGTCGCAGAGGGTTCACGCTACCTGCTCGAACTGGATTCCAAGGAAGGTTATGCGGCTTCGAGTTGGCACACCGACGTGACTTTCGTCGATGCCTACCCCAAAGCGTCGATCCTGCGCGCGATCCATGTGCCGGCCGCGGGCGGCGATACGCTATGGGCCAATGGCGCGACCGCCTATGAAGAGCTGCCCGAATCTCTCAAGACCCTGGTCGATGGGCTGTGGGCGGTTCATTCGAACAAATATGATTATGCGCATGCGCTGGGCACGAAGGACGCAGCACGCGCTGAAGCCTATAGCGCCATCTTTGCTTCGACGGTGTATGAGACAGAACATCCCGTGGTTCGCGTCCATCCGGAAACCGGCGAGCGAAGCCTGATCCTGGGTCATTTCCTCAAGCAGTTCGTGGGCCTGAACAGCGCGGATTCACAACGGCTGTTCTCCATCCTGCAGGATCATATCACCAAGCCGGAAAACACCGTCCGCTGGCGCTGGGCGGTGGGCGACGTCGCCATTTGGGACAATCGCGCCACCCAGCATCGCGCGATCGCCGACTTTGGCCTGCAACGCCGCACCTTGCGCCGCGCCACCGTTGCGGGAGAAGTGCCGGTCGCAATCGACGGGCGTCGCAGCCGCACCGTGAAGAAGGAACAGCCGGCGAGCTTGGTGCCGGCCGAATGA
- a CDS encoding arylsulfatase, which yields MAQSPTAPALRNNSAPAPAERRPNFLVIVADDLGWSDLGSFGGEISTPNLDAIATAGVRFTGFHTAPTCSPTRSMLLSGIDNHQAGLGSMAETLQPDQVGRPGYEGYLNDRVASIAELLHQGGYRTLMSGKWHLGLSPERGPAARGFERSYALLQGLGNHFGADQNDAWKAIDAAPTYRDNGKIVPYPKGRYSADYFTDRLIGFLEEGAKDARPFFAYLPYSTPHWPLQAPPEVIAKYKGRYDAGYERLRDTRLKRQKELGLVPADQAPHAWQDVKPWASLTPQKRALESRKMEVYAAMVDRMDQNVGRVVAALKRLGKYEDTIIIFLADNGPEGNVIDAPFQAALKPGGVAKLGIDNSLGNIGAATSYVGYGPGWAQANSSPSWLVKGYPTEGGTRVTAFAAGPHIAGGRIAKAYLNVTDVAPTLLELAGQAQPASFAGRPILPFQGHSLAPVLSGKQAEVRQPTEAVGTELFYRRALRKGDWKAVFLPASGSAYPRKSVGNGTWQLFNVAKDPSEAKDLAAIEPAKLRELVADWDNYAKDKGVVLPVAPRTEN from the coding sequence ATGGCGCAAAGCCCGACCGCGCCAGCTCTACGGAACAACAGCGCGCCAGCACCGGCAGAGCGCCGTCCCAATTTCCTCGTCATCGTGGCGGATGATCTCGGCTGGTCGGACCTTGGTTCCTTTGGTGGCGAGATTTCCACTCCGAACCTGGACGCAATCGCGACCGCGGGCGTTCGCTTCACCGGCTTTCACACTGCGCCGACCTGTTCGCCGACGCGGTCCATGCTGCTGAGCGGCATCGACAATCATCAGGCTGGTCTTGGCAGCATGGCCGAGACGCTCCAGCCGGATCAGGTCGGTCGGCCGGGCTACGAAGGCTATCTGAATGACCGGGTGGCTTCGATCGCCGAACTGCTGCACCAAGGCGGTTACCGAACGCTGATGTCCGGCAAATGGCATCTTGGCCTGTCGCCGGAGCGCGGCCCTGCGGCGCGCGGTTTCGAACGCTCCTATGCTTTGCTCCAGGGATTGGGCAATCATTTTGGCGCGGACCAGAATGACGCATGGAAAGCGATCGACGCGGCTCCAACCTATCGGGACAATGGCAAGATCGTGCCCTATCCCAAGGGCCGCTATTCAGCGGATTATTTCACCGACCGCCTGATCGGCTTCCTAGAAGAAGGGGCAAAGGACGCGCGCCCGTTCTTCGCTTACCTGCCATATTCCACGCCGCATTGGCCATTGCAGGCGCCGCCCGAAGTGATCGCCAAATATAAAGGCCGCTATGATGCAGGCTATGAGCGGCTTCGCGACACCCGACTGAAGCGTCAAAAGGAGCTGGGGCTTGTGCCTGCCGATCAGGCGCCCCACGCGTGGCAGGATGTAAAGCCCTGGGCATCGCTGACGCCCCAGAAAAGGGCTTTGGAATCGCGCAAGATGGAGGTCTATGCCGCGATGGTCGATCGCATGGACCAGAATGTGGGACGGGTCGTCGCCGCGCTAAAGCGGCTCGGCAAATATGAAGATACCATCATCATTTTCCTCGCGGACAACGGGCCGGAAGGCAATGTCATCGACGCACCATTTCAGGCCGCGCTGAAACCTGGTGGCGTGGCTAAGCTCGGGATCGACAACAGCTTGGGAAATATCGGCGCGGCGACATCCTATGTCGGATATGGCCCCGGCTGGGCGCAAGCGAACAGCTCGCCATCCTGGCTGGTCAAGGGATATCCGACGGAGGGCGGCACCCGCGTGACCGCTTTCGCTGCCGGGCCGCATATCGCCGGGGGACGGATCGCCAAGGCGTATCTGAATGTCACTGACGTGGCGCCGACCCTGCTGGAGCTTGCCGGCCAAGCGCAGCCCGCGAGCTTCGCCGGACGGCCGATCTTGCCGTTCCAGGGGCATAGTCTGGCGCCGGTGCTGAGCGGCAAGCAGGCGGAAGTGCGGCAACCGACCGAGGCGGTGGGGACAGAGCTTTTCTACCGCCGAGCGTTGCGAAAGGGCGACTGGAAGGCTGTTTTTCTACCCGCGTCGGGCAGCGCCTATCCGCGCAAAAGCGTCGGTAATGGCACATGGCAATTGTTCAACGTTGCAAAAGACCCTTCCGAGGCGAAGGATCTGGCGGCCATCGAACCCGCCAAGCTTCGCGAACTGGTGGCCGACTGGGACAATTACGCGAAGGACAAAGGCGTCGTGCTGCCCGTTGCCCCTAGGACGGAGAACTGA
- a CDS encoding glutathione S-transferase family protein: MSELTIWTLDWVPEGPRGFVRDLRLRWACEEADLPYAIRTVRFDDRETNHLDRQPFGQVPFLDVGGLKMFESGAALLHLARSSDVLMPSDPAGEAETLQWTIAALNSVEMASVPWWFLTLSGDENNQMTGWLGQRLDHMERVLSETEWLAAGRFTVADLLMADVLRIPKVRAFGDRPATEAYVSRVTARPAFKKAYDDQICFFKAADEKRAEKA, from the coding sequence ATGAGCGAACTGACGATCTGGACGTTGGATTGGGTGCCGGAAGGCCCTCGCGGTTTTGTGCGTGACCTCAGGCTGCGATGGGCGTGCGAGGAAGCTGACCTCCCATATGCCATTCGGACCGTCCGGTTCGATGACCGCGAAACCAATCATCTGGATCGCCAGCCCTTCGGGCAGGTTCCTTTCCTGGACGTTGGCGGACTGAAGATGTTCGAAAGCGGGGCCGCGCTGCTGCATCTGGCTCGGTCAAGCGACGTTCTGATGCCGTCTGATCCCGCGGGAGAAGCGGAAACATTGCAATGGACGATTGCCGCGCTCAATTCGGTCGAGATGGCTAGCGTGCCTTGGTGGTTCCTGACGCTTTCGGGGGACGAGAATAATCAAATGACCGGGTGGCTCGGCCAGCGTCTCGACCATATGGAACGGGTCCTGAGCGAGACCGAATGGCTGGCTGCGGGTCGTTTCACGGTCGCGGACCTGCTGATGGCGGATGTGCTGAGAATTCCCAAGGTTCGCGCCTTTGGCGATCGTCCGGCGACCGAGGCTTATGTGAGCCGGGTGACAGCCCGTCCAGCCTTCAAGAAGGCTTACGACGATCAAATCTGCTTTTTCAAAGCGGCTGACGAAAAGAGAGCGGAAAAAGCGTAA